Proteins from a single region of Paraflavitalea devenefica:
- a CDS encoding nuclear transport factor 2 family protein: MKKNVTIRIAFTVLSVVTGTLSLHAQKTPGELSKLILEKDSIFWTSYNKCDTALNAQFFSEDVEFYHDKGGITYGRHNLVMSLQNNLCSNPNFRIRREAVPNTLKVYPLEKNGVIYGAVMTGEHYFYITQNGKPESREGHASFTHLWLLKDGAWKMHRIISYDHHPAASR; encoded by the coding sequence ATGAAAAAGAACGTAACCATCCGTATTGCCTTTACTGTATTGTCAGTAGTCACCGGTACCCTTTCCCTGCACGCACAAAAAACACCCGGGGAACTAAGTAAGCTCATCCTGGAGAAAGACAGCATTTTCTGGACAAGTTATAACAAGTGTGATACAGCGCTGAACGCCCAATTCTTTTCGGAGGATGTGGAATTTTACCATGACAAAGGGGGCATCACCTACGGGCGCCATAACCTGGTAATGAGCCTTCAGAACAATCTCTGCAGCAATCCCAACTTCCGCATAAGAAGAGAGGCCGTACCAAACACCCTGAAAGTATATCCCCTGGAGAAGAACGGCGTCATCTACGGCGCTGTCATGACAGGTGAACATTATTTTTACATTACACAAAACGGGAAGCCGGAATCCCGGGAGGGCCATGCCAGTTTTACTCACCTGTGGCTGCTTAAAGATGGTGCCTGGAAAATGCATCGTATCATCAGTTATGATCACCATCCGGCCGCATCCAGATAA
- a CDS encoding LamG-like jellyroll fold domain-containing protein yields MRKTIAACNRYRLLCICSIMLLMQYPAFSQTPAFPGADGFGRFAKGARGAASQEVYIVTNLNDNGTGSFRDAVSKSGRIVVFAVGGIVRLQSDVSVAANVTIAGQTAPGDGIVFFNKRITFTGATNTICRFLRVRLGATNNSGNDASGLANGKNMIFDHMSFTWGMDEVFSINWDGKNTAPDSITVQNSIIGQGLHRENHSAGGLIQTPDGGKVSLIRNLYISNKTRNPKVKGVNEFVNNVVYDWGNGNRLDTNMNYGWSGDAYIMGGSSGVSEVNIINNYFVGGPLTPPNKTTPFSRGTGTFNLYGAGNYFDNDKNGILDGTLVPYDNNGYPGIEASGFKATPYNYPAPVMFTAEQAYQWICDSVGACYPRRDQVDDLMVNEVRSKGTQGLYVYRETNLPLPNGGLGDVFSANPPLDSDGDGMPDAWEDANGLNKNNKSDAVAYSTAYPQYLNIEVYINSLIVTPAPVFVKPPSGVTLSATSSELPVPSSTIIVQWTDNASNEDYFVIERTTDGINYTDITHPVAGSVTYTDNNGLAPNTTYYYRIKAVATAGTSAYSTPVSVKTPPVPTAPSLASGPVPVNGFQFAELVSGKVTLKWSGSSNTEKYTVYFGTDPANLVKKAEIVYTTSPSYEVTGLNELVTYYWRIDASNAKGNAEGEVWSFRTTKVIPAGLVGYWSFDETGEGTQVTDSSSYQNHGVLGLDDDNVSIRVPGKRNNALDFATASPDKYVVSIPNQDQLYLNKGPFSLSFWMKASPSLLPPDNNSSAYLLCKGSITKNTTTGATGKRFDIEFKNKQFRFALDDDNDAGGGGKDELQTDGVPFFTGDWVHVVTIRDTLNKKLQVYLNGALVKESAISKSLSGIGEASALVIGNIGELEFLASTNKPAPYKGMLDELKIYNYVLSYPEIVTLYYGSAVAQKPYSPSANDKTIDGISDTLKLTWKGGVNTSKYRFYFGTDAASLTKLSDSVSLATAAWTIKNLKTQTTYYWRVDAIGLLGTTTGDVWSFKTGYAKGLVAQYAFDATAGTTAFDSSGFANHGELVNMTNATWAASGKWQGALDFGTAAGGTRSAITVPAQPQIKFDESSFTISLWVNMAAYSSSNKYNAYLVHKGNFSNTNPPAGARAEGKWYGLQLNDTKLTFAIDTGGSASGAKTNIDITVNSGAYALFNKGWIHVTGVRDAESKQIKVYINGILASTKTEPGGAVGKDNDVLYIGGDAGSNTAAASYHDKIDDLRMYNYALSDSLVRKLYYGTPFLQKVTSPVPANQLPGAGPEKVVLGWADNSGTALTYDVYVGKHPDSLVLKRAGLTQPQASLDTLIPSATYYWRVDAANATQRITGDVWSFITGKDVTPPKVITKSISIDLSTSGVATITAASINDGSNDEYGIDSLKLNRTSFGCANIGANTVTLTVKDKHGNQASATAEVTVNGVKPAQPVITSAADTTICYGDKITLQAGAVNQAASYQWFYQGGAAANAKQVSYTVSSAGVYRLIAISAQTCPSDTSMPVTVRYDADTTINLSGDVTINRGASAELTASGAGSFTWLPVINISAAAGNKVMVQPVTTTRYTATLTNNRGCKSAKSVLVTVTDQLTVEYNHVLTPNGDGVNDKLVFKNLSGYPNNQLQVFDPAGKLVYRKNGYNNEWDGRMNGTPLANGTYFFVLKVNNELQVKGSVTIVH; encoded by the coding sequence ATGAGAAAAACGATTGCTGCCTGTAACAGGTACAGGTTGCTGTGTATTTGCAGTATCATGCTTTTAATGCAGTACCCTGCATTTTCCCAGACACCGGCCTTTCCCGGAGCCGATGGTTTTGGCCGCTTTGCAAAAGGAGCACGCGGTGCCGCTTCACAGGAGGTATACATCGTTACCAATCTTAACGACAATGGTACAGGGTCGTTCCGTGATGCAGTGAGTAAGTCGGGCCGTATTGTGGTATTTGCAGTAGGTGGTATTGTAAGGCTGCAGTCTGACGTCAGCGTAGCTGCCAATGTTACCATTGCCGGACAAACAGCGCCGGGGGACGGGATCGTATTTTTTAATAAGCGGATTACTTTTACCGGCGCCACCAATACCATCTGCCGTTTCCTGCGTGTGCGCCTTGGTGCTACCAATAACTCAGGCAATGATGCCTCTGGTCTTGCCAATGGTAAAAATATGATCTTCGATCACATGTCCTTTACCTGGGGCATGGACGAAGTCTTTTCCATTAACTGGGATGGCAAGAATACAGCGCCCGACAGTATTACGGTCCAGAACTCCATCATAGGACAGGGGCTGCATCGTGAAAACCATTCTGCCGGAGGTTTGATACAAACGCCCGATGGCGGAAAAGTGAGCCTGATCAGGAACCTGTATATCAGTAATAAAACCCGGAATCCCAAAGTAAAGGGCGTCAATGAATTCGTGAATAACGTGGTGTATGACTGGGGCAACGGCAACCGGTTAGATACCAATATGAATTATGGCTGGTCGGGCGATGCTTATATTATGGGAGGTTCTTCCGGCGTGTCGGAAGTCAATATTATCAACAACTATTTTGTAGGCGGTCCCTTAACCCCACCCAATAAAACCACGCCGTTCTCAAGAGGTACAGGCACGTTCAACCTGTATGGGGCCGGTAACTATTTTGATAATGATAAAAACGGGATACTCGACGGAACATTGGTGCCTTATGATAATAATGGCTATCCCGGTATTGAAGCAAGTGGTTTTAAGGCCACGCCCTATAATTATCCCGCACCGGTAATGTTCACCGCCGAACAGGCTTATCAGTGGATCTGTGATAGTGTGGGCGCCTGTTATCCCCGCCGTGACCAGGTCGATGACCTGATGGTCAATGAAGTGAGATCGAAAGGTACACAGGGCTTGTATGTATATCGTGAAACCAACCTGCCCCTCCCTAATGGCGGACTGGGGGATGTTTTCAGCGCCAATCCGCCGCTTGACTCAGATGGTGATGGCATGCCTGATGCGTGGGAAGATGCCAACGGTTTGAACAAAAACAATAAGAGCGATGCTGTTGCCTATAGTACCGCTTATCCGCAATACCTGAATATTGAGGTTTATATCAACTCATTGATCGTTACACCAGCTCCGGTATTTGTAAAACCACCATCAGGGGTTACCTTAAGCGCCACTTCATCGGAATTACCGGTACCTAGCAGCACTATTATAGTCCAATGGACCGATAATGCCAGCAATGAAGATTATTTTGTTATTGAACGTACAACGGATGGTATAAATTATACTGATATTACCCACCCGGTTGCCGGTTCAGTAACCTATACTGATAACAACGGGCTGGCGCCCAATACAACCTATTATTATCGTATCAAAGCAGTGGCCACGGCCGGCACTTCAGCCTATAGTACACCTGTATCGGTAAAAACCCCGCCTGTACCAACGGCACCTTCACTGGCATCGGGGCCTGTACCTGTCAACGGGTTTCAATTTGCGGAGCTGGTTTCCGGAAAAGTTACCTTAAAATGGTCGGGCAGCAGCAATACAGAAAAATATACGGTGTATTTCGGTACCGATCCCGCCAATCTTGTTAAAAAAGCAGAGATCGTCTATACCACCAGTCCCTCTTATGAAGTAACCGGTCTTAATGAACTGGTAACCTATTACTGGCGTATTGATGCCAGTAATGCCAAAGGAAATGCGGAAGGGGAAGTATGGTCGTTCCGTACTACCAAAGTAATACCGGCAGGACTGGTGGGTTACTGGAGCTTTGATGAAACAGGAGAGGGGACACAGGTAACCGACTCTTCCTCTTACCAGAACCATGGGGTACTGGGGCTGGATGATGATAATGTTTCCATTCGTGTACCGGGTAAAAGGAACAATGCACTGGATTTTGCAACTGCTTCTCCCGATAAATATGTGGTAAGCATTCCCAACCAGGACCAGCTTTATTTGAACAAGGGACCTTTCTCCTTGTCATTCTGGATGAAGGCAAGCCCTTCCCTGTTGCCGCCGGATAACAATAGCAGCGCTTACCTGTTGTGCAAGGGATCGATCACTAAAAACACAACGACCGGTGCTACCGGTAAACGTTTTGATATTGAATTCAAGAATAAGCAATTCCGGTTTGCCCTGGATGATGATAACGATGCCGGGGGCGGTGGAAAGGATGAATTACAGACGGATGGCGTACCCTTCTTCACCGGCGATTGGGTACACGTGGTGACTATCCGCGATACGCTGAACAAGAAACTGCAGGTATATCTTAATGGAGCCCTGGTAAAAGAGTCCGCCATCTCCAAATCATTATCAGGCATCGGTGAAGCCAGCGCACTGGTAATAGGTAATATCGGTGAACTGGAATTCCTTGCTTCTACCAACAAGCCTGCACCCTACAAAGGCATGCTGGACGAACTGAAGATCTATAACTATGTGCTTAGCTATCCTGAGATTGTTACTTTGTATTATGGAAGTGCAGTGGCGCAGAAACCTTACTCGCCTTCTGCCAATGATAAAACCATAGACGGCATTTCCGATACCTTGAAGCTTACCTGGAAAGGAGGGGTCAATACCTCCAAATACCGTTTCTATTTCGGAACGGATGCTGCTTCACTCACCAAACTGAGCGACAGCGTTTCCCTGGCCACTGCCGCATGGACCATTAAGAACCTGAAAACGCAGACCACCTATTACTGGCGGGTGGATGCCATTGGCCTGCTGGGAACTACTACAGGTGATGTATGGAGCTTTAAAACAGGCTATGCAAAAGGACTGGTAGCGCAGTATGCCTTTGATGCAACTGCCGGTACAACTGCTTTCGACAGCAGTGGTTTTGCCAATCACGGTGAACTGGTGAATATGACCAATGCCACCTGGGCCGCTTCCGGTAAATGGCAGGGAGCGCTTGATTTCGGAACAGCCGCAGGGGGCACCCGCTCTGCCATTACAGTACCTGCACAACCCCAGATAAAGTTTGATGAAAGTTCCTTCACCATTTCCCTGTGGGTAAATATGGCTGCCTACAGCAGCTCCAATAAATACAATGCTTACCTGGTGCACAAGGGTAATTTCAGCAATACCAACCCGCCAGCTGGTGCAAGGGCCGAAGGCAAGTGGTATGGGCTGCAGTTAAATGATACCAAACTTACGTTTGCCATTGATACCGGGGGCAGTGCTTCCGGCGCTAAGACCAATATTGATATCACGGTTAACTCGGGCGCCTATGCCTTGTTCAATAAAGGATGGATACATGTGACAGGTGTTCGTGATGCCGAAAGCAAACAGATAAAAGTATACATCAACGGAATACTGGCAAGTACCAAAACTGAACCAGGTGGTGCGGTAGGTAAAGACAACGATGTATTATATATCGGTGGCGATGCAGGCAGCAATACCGCTGCAGCATCTTACCACGATAAAATTGATGACCTGCGGATGTATAACTATGCGCTATCCGATTCCCTGGTACGTAAACTGTACTACGGCACCCCTTTCCTGCAGAAAGTAACTTCACCGGTTCCGGCCAATCAATTGCCCGGTGCAGGTCCGGAAAAAGTAGTGCTTGGTTGGGCAGATAACAGCGGTACTGCACTGACCTACGATGTATACGTTGGCAAGCATCCTGATAGCCTGGTGTTGAAAAGGGCCGGGCTTACCCAGCCGCAAGCGTCCCTTGATACGCTGATACCATCCGCTACTTACTACTGGCGTGTGGATGCAGCGAATGCCACCCAGCGGATAACAGGTGATGTGTGGTCCTTTATTACAGGAAAAGATGTTACGCCTCCCAAAGTAATTACCAAAAGTATCAGTATTGATCTCAGCACTTCAGGAGTAGCCACGATTACCGCCGCCAGTATCAATGACGGCAGTAATGATGAATATGGTATCGATTCGCTGAAGTTAAACAGGACCAGTTTTGGTTGTGCCAACATCGGAGCCAATACGGTAACCCTGACGGTGAAAGATAAGCATGGTAACCAGGCTTCAGCAACGGCTGAGGTAACTGTAAATGGGGTTAAGCCTGCACAACCTGTAATTACCAGTGCTGCCGATACCACCATCTGCTACGGTGATAAAATTACATTACAGGCTGGTGCAGTTAACCAGGCGGCATCCTATCAATGGTTTTACCAGGGGGGCGCTGCTGCCAATGCCAAACAGGTAAGTTATACAGTAAGCAGTGCGGGCGTATACAGGCTGATTGCTATATCCGCGCAAACCTGTCCTTCAGACACTTCTATGCCTGTGACCGTACGGTATGATGCTGATACCACCATCAACCTGAGTGGAGATGTTACGATCAACAGGGGCGCTTCTGCCGAGCTGACAGCATCGGGGGCAGGTAGTTTCACCTGGCTGCCGGTTATTAATATCAGTGCTGCTGCCGGTAACAAGGTAATGGTACAGCCGGTTACCACCACCAGATATACGGCTACTCTCACCAATAACAGGGGCTGTAAGTCTGCAAAGTCTGTGCTGGTAACGGTAACTGATCAATTAACTGTTGAATACAATCATGTACTTACGCCCAACGGAGATGGCGTAAACGATAAACTGGTGTTCAAAAACCTGTCAGGTTATCCCAATAACCAGCTCCAGGTATTTGATCCTGCGGGAAAACTGGTGTACCGGAAAAATGGCTATAACAACGAGTGGGATGGAAGAATGAATGGTACTCCGTTGGCAAATGGCACTTATTTCTTTGTGCTGAAGGTAAATAATGAGCTGCAGGTAAAAGGCTCAGTAACGATTGTTCACTAA
- a CDS encoding ABC transporter permease yields MRKTVLLLIARQLWRQAFRNKGIFILTVIIGLLLAYAAFTGWKNVARQNAIRQQFQEEARHDWVNNPDKHPHRMAHYGHFAFRPQSSLSFFDFGMESYMGSTIFLEAHKQNSVNFSEASFSTGLLRFGEISMAMILQVLVPLLIVFLGFSSIAAERENGTLKILLSQGISWQELIAGKGLGIISIVLVLYLPVLLVSVLLWMSFIQFRVSAHELISIGCIAGAYFGYFVVYSLIAVLVSATSKTAKAALVKLIGIWLLFTIVLPRATQSLGAYGYPAPSTIAFQAAIEKDILKEGDSHNPDDAHYKAIKDSLLKVHQVDSVEKLPFNYSGFIITEGEKISATIYNRHLAQLLQRYDQQNSIARYAAFVNPFMAIKYFSMAVTGTDYNSYIRFQDQAERYRYYMAQRMNELQIKYIPNKKPGPADRPYTISSQHWEELLEFHYEPASLGTVIGHERICIAAFIAWFLLLLIITRVLSQQLKAI; encoded by the coding sequence ATGCGAAAAACTGTGCTCCTGCTCATAGCCCGCCAACTATGGCGCCAGGCATTCAGGAATAAAGGCATCTTCATCCTGACCGTTATCATCGGTCTCCTGCTGGCCTATGCCGCTTTTACCGGCTGGAAAAACGTAGCCAGGCAGAATGCCATCCGGCAACAGTTCCAGGAAGAAGCAAGACATGACTGGGTAAACAACCCCGACAAACATCCGCACCGCATGGCGCACTATGGCCACTTTGCCTTCCGCCCCCAATCATCCCTCAGCTTCTTTGATTTTGGTATGGAAAGCTATATGGGCAGTACGATATTCCTCGAAGCGCATAAGCAGAACTCCGTCAACTTTTCGGAGGCAAGCTTTTCCACCGGCCTGCTGCGCTTTGGAGAGATCAGCATGGCCATGATCCTCCAGGTATTGGTACCCCTGCTCATCGTTTTTTTAGGGTTCAGCAGCATTGCCGCAGAGCGGGAAAACGGCACCTTGAAGATCTTGCTCAGCCAGGGAATAAGCTGGCAGGAACTCATCGCCGGGAAAGGCCTGGGCATCATCAGTATTGTATTGGTATTGTACCTGCCAGTGCTGCTGGTGTCTGTCCTGCTTTGGATGAGCTTCATCCAATTCCGGGTATCGGCCCATGAACTCATCAGCATAGGCTGCATAGCCGGCGCTTACTTCGGCTACTTTGTTGTTTATAGCCTCATAGCAGTGCTGGTATCGGCGACGAGTAAAACGGCCAAAGCAGCTTTGGTGAAATTAATCGGTATCTGGCTGCTCTTTACCATTGTATTGCCCAGGGCCACCCAATCGCTGGGTGCTTACGGCTACCCTGCTCCTTCTACCATTGCTTTCCAGGCAGCCATTGAAAAAGACATTTTAAAAGAAGGCGATAGCCATAATCCCGATGATGCGCATTACAAAGCCATCAAAGATTCATTGCTCAAAGTCCACCAGGTAGATTCTGTAGAAAAACTGCCCTTTAATTACAGCGGGTTCATCATAACCGAAGGGGAAAAGATCAGCGCCACCATCTACAACAGGCACCTGGCGCAGCTCCTGCAACGGTACGACCAGCAGAACAGCATCGCCCGGTATGCAGCCTTTGTCAATCCCTTCATGGCCATTAAATATTTCTCCATGGCTGTTACGGGAACAGATTACAATTCGTACATCCGCTTCCAGGACCAGGCGGAGCGCTATCGCTACTATATGGCGCAACGCATGAATGAGCTGCAAATAAAATACATCCCCAATAAAAAGCCTGGCCCCGCCGACCGGCCCTATACCATCAGCAGTCAGCATTGGGAAGAGCTGCTTGAATTCCATTACGAGCCGGCCTCTCTCGGGACTGTTATTGGCCATGAGCGTATTTGCATCGCAGCATTTATAGCCTGGTTCCTGCTGCTGCTTATTATCACCCGTGTACTGTCACAGCAACTAAAAGCCATTTAA
- a CDS encoding SRPBCC family protein, protein MSLLFICFDLKLLKKQYITQSMAIYTSSVSTKASTQQVFDALTKPELVKLWQYGKVLTTDWKVGGDIRFSAEYEGKTLEQWGTVLDVRTNELVKYNLFTPKPGLEDTIGNRCVTTYVLTNTNGVTHIEIIQEDNRPNIFAPQTLKGILVALKEIAEAN, encoded by the coding sequence ATGTCTTTGTTGTTTATTTGTTTTGACCTGAAATTATTAAAAAAACAATACATCACCCAATCAATGGCAATATACACTTCATCCGTTAGCACAAAAGCCTCCACGCAACAAGTGTTTGATGCGCTTACAAAACCTGAACTGGTAAAACTTTGGCAATACGGGAAGGTGCTGACAACAGACTGGAAGGTGGGGGGAGATATCCGTTTCAGCGCCGAATACGAAGGAAAAACATTAGAACAGTGGGGAACAGTTTTAGACGTACGTACAAACGAATTGGTAAAATATAATCTGTTTACACCAAAGCCCGGCCTGGAAGATACTATAGGTAATCGCTGTGTTACAACTTATGTGCTGACAAATACCAATGGGGTTACCCATATCGAAATTATACAGGAAGACAACCGGCCCAATATTTTTGCTCCCCAAACACTTAAAGGTATCCTGGTAGCGCTGAAAGAAATAGCTGAAGCTAATTGA
- a CDS encoding DUF1444 family protein encodes MSFLNKLFKSTPAPPPQPEMPVGESFDSFKGKIYPWVKVMFDKDSSNKGTAIPGLKIDVVMKPWLGDLAIFYAVDRGNMFSLMQQKDMPPGMSLDELHNIAVDNLEKDIQFKLRETNFGGYGFTAGGDHEAGAICVPGIWKWVAGELNDSLVVAVPAKDLIMLVPAGNPEKVETLKNLVAEFHKTGQRLLTKQLYHYDSASANWTLYYKGE; translated from the coding sequence ATGAGCTTCCTCAATAAATTGTTTAAATCCACGCCTGCCCCTCCACCACAACCGGAGATGCCGGTGGGCGAATCCTTCGACAGCTTTAAAGGCAAAATATATCCCTGGGTGAAAGTCATGTTTGACAAGGACAGCAGCAACAAAGGCACAGCAATTCCCGGTCTTAAGATTGATGTCGTCATGAAACCCTGGCTGGGCGATCTGGCTATTTTTTATGCAGTAGACAGGGGCAATATGTTTAGCCTGATGCAACAAAAAGACATGCCGCCTGGTATGTCGCTGGATGAACTACACAATATAGCGGTCGATAACCTGGAAAAGGATATTCAATTCAAACTAAGGGAAACCAACTTTGGCGGCTATGGCTTCACTGCCGGCGGGGACCATGAGGCGGGCGCCATTTGCGTGCCTGGCATCTGGAAATGGGTGGCGGGAGAATTAAACGACAGCCTCGTTGTAGCTGTTCCGGCCAAAGACCTCATTATGCTGGTACCGGCCGGCAACCCCGAAAAAGTAGAAACCTTGAAAAACCTGGTCGCCGAATTCCATAAAACCGGCCAGCGCTTACTCACCAAACAGCTTTATCATTACGATAGCGCCTCTGCTAACTGGACCCTTTATTATAAAGGGGAGTAA
- a CDS encoding DUF488 domain-containing protein, producing MHPCLHLYTIGHSNHPAGIFIQLLQQHHITSLIDVRTSPYSRHNRQFNRETLQSALEKENITYLWMGETLGGKREDLQSSMGIRQEELFHQDAAYQKGIEALIRLAAQQPTAIMCSEEDPRHCHRHRIISTTLLYRKTPAAREVPEIHIHHIRGNGSIEDAATIPVVYQPPLF from the coding sequence ATGCATCCCTGCTTACACCTGTACACTATTGGGCATTCCAACCATCCGGCCGGAATCTTTATACAATTGCTGCAACAGCATCATATTACCAGTCTCATAGATGTAAGGACCTCCCCTTATTCCAGGCACAACAGACAGTTCAACAGGGAAACCCTGCAATCCGCATTGGAAAAAGAAAACATCACCTATTTATGGATGGGAGAAACGCTTGGCGGCAAAAGGGAAGACCTCCAATCTTCCATGGGCATCCGGCAAGAAGAACTGTTCCACCAGGATGCTGCCTATCAAAAAGGGATTGAAGCACTTATTCGCCTCGCAGCGCAGCAACCTACCGCCATCATGTGCAGTGAAGAAGACCCGCGGCACTGCCATCGCCACCGCATCATCAGCACTACCCTGCTCTACCGTAAAACACCTGCCGCCCGGGAAGTGCCCGAAATACACATTCACCATATCCGGGGTAATGGCTCCATTGAAGATGCTGCAACAATCCCGGTAGTGTACCAGCCACCTTTATTCTAG
- a CDS encoding PorP/SprF family type IX secretion system membrane protein, translating into MKKDLKHIIPVMLTMFSLLNTTRVTAQRFFNNPLSQYYRNGYLWNPALSGQEGSRAYALLHKSWAGFEGAPRQISLAGDMKMGEKAAVGIRFIADKSGMLQRNMGALSYAYGISFSGTSKLSMGLNVGFYKERLDNSALAQGGQVDEAVKSFNEKGIQFDGDFGIAYEGIGLKLGAAAWNLSNVLKSADKRSADLSVAQVQAAYRFECDGKTNLQPMVAYKLFYKQDNIFTAGMQYEYENIFHAGIFWQSTGNAAGGVGILLKEYGELNFFYNGANKYGYNKQYEVGLKVRWK; encoded by the coding sequence ATGAAAAAGGACCTGAAGCATATTATCCCTGTGATGCTGACAATGTTCAGCCTGCTGAATACTACCAGGGTTACAGCACAGCGTTTTTTCAACAATCCCTTATCACAATATTATCGGAATGGTTACCTGTGGAATCCTGCACTGTCCGGTCAGGAAGGTTCAAGAGCCTATGCTTTACTGCATAAATCCTGGGCAGGATTTGAAGGCGCTCCCCGGCAGATCAGCCTTGCCGGCGACATGAAAATGGGCGAGAAGGCGGCAGTGGGTATCCGGTTCATTGCTGATAAAAGCGGCATGCTGCAGCGCAATATGGGTGCGCTGTCCTATGCTTATGGTATCAGTTTTTCAGGAACCAGCAAATTAAGCATGGGATTGAATGTGGGCTTTTATAAAGAAAGGCTGGACAATAGTGCATTGGCCCAGGGCGGACAGGTGGATGAAGCCGTTAAAAGCTTTAATGAAAAAGGAATTCAGTTTGATGGTGATTTTGGGATTGCTTATGAAGGAATTGGCCTGAAGTTGGGGGCTGCTGCCTGGAACCTGAGCAATGTGCTAAAAAGTGCAGACAAACGTTCTGCTGATCTTTCTGTAGCGCAGGTACAGGCAGCCTACCGTTTTGAATGTGACGGGAAAACGAACTTGCAGCCGATGGTTGCGTATAAGCTATTTTATAAGCAGGACAATATTTTTACTGCCGGTATGCAATATGAATATGAAAATATCTTTCATGCGGGTATATTCTGGCAAAGTACAGGCAATGCTGCAGGGGGAGTAGGTATCCTGTTGAAAGAATATGGTGAGCTGAACTTTTTCTACAACGGCGCTAATAAGTACGGCTATAACAAGCAGTATGAAGTGGGGCTGAAAGTGAGGTGGAAATAG
- a CDS encoding DUF3526 domain-containing protein produces the protein MISLAFKNFIRSGSVITGLTFLFITGLVSLFIGRQFLAKQQEHIADVSAWQQEHINRHTQYFDKETGLLLYYLRFAIANRTEPINALSIGQRDVNPSVKSLTIRNLEAQQYDTDLYNPASLSLGNLDFSFVVIYLFPLVIIALTYNLLSGEKENGTWPLLTVQSGSPVRILVKLLAMRGAALFAVFILLMIAAIGLLSLPFNTVLLAFFSVSALYLLFWLSVSCWVISWQKGSAVSAVSLLTVWVLLTIVAPAVINNYLINKYPVPEALDTAVKQRRGYHEKWDMDKRVTMNKFYAHYPQFNKYRLPEGQFSWLWYYAMQQMGDDDAQPQSRELQDKLRRRELAANQVARFIPTLHAQLQMNNLAQSGLGNHLQFLDSAGRFHEKMRLYFYPKIFENTSVKQENWDQFQVEWFTAEQKTNWWTLLLPLIISSLLLSAFSVFHFKKRRE, from the coding sequence ATGATCTCCTTAGCTTTTAAAAACTTCATCAGGTCTGGCAGTGTTATCACCGGACTCACCTTCCTTTTTATTACCGGCCTCGTGAGCCTGTTCATTGGCAGGCAATTCCTGGCCAAACAGCAGGAACATATCGCCGATGTAAGCGCCTGGCAACAGGAGCATATCAACAGGCATACCCAATACTTTGACAAAGAAACCGGCTTGCTCCTCTATTACCTGCGTTTTGCCATTGCCAATAGAACGGAGCCTATCAATGCCTTGTCTATCGGGCAAAGGGATGTTAACCCTTCTGTAAAAAGCCTTACCATCCGTAACCTGGAAGCGCAGCAGTATGATACGGACCTGTACAATCCCGCCAGCCTGTCATTGGGCAATCTCGACTTCAGCTTTGTGGTCATTTACCTCTTCCCGCTGGTGATCATCGCACTTACCTATAACCTCTTATCGGGCGAAAAAGAGAACGGTACCTGGCCACTGCTTACGGTTCAATCAGGCAGTCCGGTGCGGATACTGGTCAAATTGCTGGCGATGCGGGGCGCTGCACTCTTTGCTGTTTTTATATTGCTTATGATAGCCGCCATTGGTCTCTTATCCCTGCCTTTTAATACGGTCCTGCTGGCCTTCTTTAGTGTGAGTGCCCTGTACCTGTTGTTCTGGCTGTCGGTAAGCTGTTGGGTAATATCCTGGCAAAAGGGTTCGGCGGTCAGTGCGGTCAGCCTGCTGACGGTGTGGGTGCTGCTCACCATTGTGGCGCCGGCCGTCATCAACAATTACCTCATTAACAAATACCCCGTACCAGAAGCCCTTGATACGGCGGTGAAGCAACGCAGGGGTTATCATGAAAAATGGGATATGGACAAGCGGGTGACCATGAATAAATTCTATGCGCATTATCCACAGTTCAACAAATATCGGTTGCCCGAAGGGCAATTTAGCTGGTTATGGTACTATGCCATGCAGCAAATGGGTGATGATGACGCGCAGCCCCAAAGCCGGGAACTACAAGATAAACTACGTCGCCGCGAATTAGCTGCCAACCAGGTTGCCAGGTTCATTCCCACCTTGCATGCCCAGTTACAAATGAACAACCTGGCCCAATCGGGCTTAGGTAACCATTTGCAGTTCCTGGACAGTGCAGGCCGATTCCATGAAAAAATGCGGTTGTACTTCTACCCGAAGATATTTGAGAACACTTCCGTTAAGCAGGAGAACTGGGATCAGTTCCAGGTGGAATGGTTTACTGCTGAACAGAAAACCAATTGGTGGACGCTGCTGCTACCGCTGATAATAAGCTCCCTCCTTTTATCCGCCTTCAGTGTCTTCCATTTCAAAAAACGCAGGGAATAA